The Pseudodesulfovibrio hydrargyri genome segment GCCGAGAGTTGGGAGCGCGTCGACGATCTGACCATGCGCTTCCACCTGCGCAAGGGCGTCAAGTTCCATTCCGGCAACGACTTCACCGCCAAGGACGTGGTCTTCACCCTGGACCGCCTGAAGAAGTCGGACGACTTCAAGGGCCTCTTCGAGCCCTTCTCCGGCGCCGTGGCCGTGGATGACTACACCGTGGATCTGGTCACCAAGAAGCCCTACGGCCTGGTGCTGAACATGGCCACCTACGTCTTCCCCATGGACAGCCAGTTCTACACCGGCACCGACGACAAGGGCAAGGCCAAGGACCTCATCCTCAAGACCGACTACTCCTTTGCCAACGAGAACGAGTCCGGCACCGGTCCCTTCGTGGTCACCAGCCGAGAGCAGGGCGTGAAGACCGTTTTCACCCGCTTCAAGGACTACTGGGACAAGGACACCGGCAACATCGAGGAGATCGTCCTCTCCCCGATCAAGAATGACGCCACCCGCACCGCCGCGCTCATGTCCGGCGACGTGGACTTCGTCATGCCCGTGCCCCCGCAGGACCTGGACCGCATCAAATCCACCGACGGCCTGCAGCTCGTGACCATGTCCGGCTCGCGCATCATCACCTTCCAGCTGAACGGCAAGCGCAACCCGGCCTTCGCCGACCCCAAGGTCCGCCTGGCCATGGCCTACGCCTATGACAACCAGGGCGTGGTCGAGAAGATCATGAACGGCTTCGCCACCGCGGCCGGCCAGATGTCGCCCAAGGGCTACGTCGGCCACGTCGATTCCCTGGTGCCCCGCTTCGACCTCGACAAGGCCAAGTCCCTGATGGCCGAGTCCGGCTTCCCCAACGGTTTCGAAGCGACCATGATCGCCCCCAACAACCGCTACGTGAACGACGAGAAGATCGCCGAGGCCTTCGTCTCCATGATGTCCAAGCTCGGCATCAAGATCTCGCTCAAGACCATGCCCAAGGCCCAGTACTGGGATCAGTTCGACGCCCAGGTGGCCGACATCCAGATGATCGGCTGGCACTCCGACACCGAGGACTCCGGCAACTTCTTCGAGTTCCTGTCCATGTGCCGCAACGCCGAGACCGGCTACGGCCAGTACAACTCCGGCAACTACTGCAACGCCAAGGTGGACGAACTGACCCTGGCCGCCCAGACCGAGACCGACCCGGCCAAGCGCGCCGCCGACCTGCAGGAAGCCGAGCAGATCCAGTACGACGAAGCGGGCTTCATCCCGCTGCACTGGCAGAACCTGTCCTGGGCCTCCAAGTCCAACATGAACACCGAAGACATCGTGAACGTCATGAACTTCCCGTACTTCGGCGATCTGGTCATCAAGTAGCGCCAGTCGGCTTGCATTAACCGTAAAATAACAATAAAGGGGAACCCCGGCTCAGCCAGGGTTCCCCTTTCATACACACTGCGGCCTCGTGGCCGACAACGTTGCGGTCCATCCCCCACCCCGGCACACAATCCCGTGGCCGGAAAACATAAACGTCAATGAGTCAACATGTTTGCATTCACCGTAAAACGAGTCCTGCAAGCCGTGATCGTCATGCTGATCATCAGCTTCATCGGATTCGCCATCAAGCACAATTTCGGCGACCCGGTCCGCGACCTGGTGGGCCAGCGGGTCACGGCGGCTGAGCGGGCGCAGATCCGCGAACGCCTCGGCCTCAACGACCCCTTCCCGGTACAGTACGTGCGTTTTTTGCGCGACGCCCTGCACGGCAACCTGGGCCAGAGCTACTTCTTCAAAAAACCGGCCACCGAGGTCATCGTCAAAAAGGCCCCGGCCACCCTGGAACTGGTCTTCTGCGCCGCGCTGATCATCGTGGTCCTGTCCGTTCCGCTCGGCATCTACTCGGCCATCCGGCCCAAGAGCCTCTTCTCGAAGATCGTCATGGGCGGGTCCATCGTCGGAGTGTCCATGCCCGTCTTCCTGACGGCCATTCTGCTGATCTACATTTTTTCCGTGGAACTGCACTGGCTGCCGTCCTACGGCCGGGGCCAGACCGTGCTCCTGTTCGGCTGGTGGGACAGCGGCCTGCTCACGGCGGACGGCCTCAAGCACCTGATCATGCCGTCCATCGCCCTGTCCTCCATCATGCTCCCGCTGTTCATCCGGCTCATCCGCTCCGAGATGATGGAAGTCCTCGAGAGCGAATACGTCAAATTCGCCTGGGCCAAGGGCATCAAACCCTGGCGCGTCTGGCTGGTCCACGCCTTCAAGAACACCCTGCTCCCGGTCATCACCGTGGGCGGCGTGCAGCTCGGCATCATGGTGGCCTTCACCATCCTGACCGAGACCGTGTTCCAGTGGCAGGGCATGGGCTCCATGTTCATCGAGTCCGTGGAGCGTTCCGACACCTCGCTCATGGTCGCCTACCTGGTCTTCGTGGGCATCGTGTTCGTGCTTGTGAACACGCTGGTGGACATCATCTACGGCCTGGTCAACCCCACGGTCCGCGTGGCAGGGAGGCAGTAGCATGAGAACCCGCTGGCAACGCTTCAAAGAATCCTACATGCTCTACAGCTTCCTGCGCGATCCCATGGCCGTGACCTGCTTCGCCATCCTGGCCCTGCTGTTCTTCACCGCCTTCGCCGCGCCGGTCGTCGCCCCGCACGATCCGTACAACACCAAGACCATCGACATCATGAACGCGCAGCTCCCGCCCGCCTGGGAACACGGCGGCAACGCGGACTTCCTGCTCGGCACCGACGCCCAGGGCCGCGACATGCTTTCGACCATGCTCTACGGCATGCGCGTGTCCATCATCATCGGCATCGGCGCGGTCTGTCTCCAGGCCTTCCTCGGCATCGTGGTCGGTCTGCTCTCCGGATACATCAAGCGGCTGGACAACATCCTCATGCGCATAGCCGACGTCCAGCTGTCGTTCTCAACCTACATGGTGGCCATCTTCATCGGCGCCATTGTCCAGGCCGCCTTCGGCGTGGCCGGGTACGACGAGGTGGCCGTGCCGCTGATCATCGTCATCATCGGCCTGGCCGAATGGCCACAGTACGCCCGTACCGTGCGCGCCTCGGTGCTGGCCGAACGCAAGAAGGAATACGTGGAGGCGGCCCGGGTCATCGGCCTGTCCAAGACCCGGATCATGTGGCGGCACATCCTGCCCAACACCCTCTCCCCGGTCCTGGTCATCTCCACGGTCCAGGTGGCCAACGCCATCATGAGCGAGGCGGCCCTGTCCTTCCTGGGGCTGGGCATGCCCGTGACCAAGCCCTCGCTGGGATCCCTGATCACCGCCGGTTTCGAGTACATCTTCTCCGGCTCCTGGTGGATCACCATCTTCCCCGGCATCCTGCTGGTCACCTTGATCCTGGTCATCAATCTCCTGGGCGACTGGGTCCGGGACTTCCTCAACCCCAAACTCTACAAGGGGTAAGGCGTGGAAAAACTCATAGACATCCAGAACCTGCGCGTGGACTTCGCCCTGCGCTCCGGCACCGTCCGGGCCGTGCGCGACGTCAGCCTGGTCATCAACAAGGGCGAACGCCTCGGCATTGTCGGCGAGTCCGGCGCGGGCAAATCCGTGCTCGGCTTCTCGCTCATCAACCTCATCTCCAAGCCCGGCAGGATCACCGGCGGCCAGATACTCTTCGACGGCCGGGACCTGACCAAGCTCAAGGCCGACCAGATGCGCCACATCCGGGGCAACGACATCTCCATGATCTTCCAGGATCCGATGATGACGCTCAACCCGGTGCTGACCATCGGCACCCAGATGAAGGAGACCATCCTGGCCCACATGAAGGTCTCGGACAAGGAAGCCGAGGCCATCTGCCTGGACAAGCTGCGCAAGGTCTACATCCCGTCCCCGGAAAAACGGCTCAAGCAATACCCGCACGAGTTCTCGGGCGGCATGCGCCAGCGCATCGTCATCGCCATCTCGCTGTTGACCAACCCCAAGCTGATCATCGCGGACGAACCGACCACCGCCCTCGACGTGACCATCCAGGCCGAGATCATGGACCTGCTCCTGGAGCTCTGCGAAAAGGAGAACATGGGGCTGATCCTGATCACCCACGACCTGGCCGTGGTCTCCGAGGTCACCCAGCGCATCGCCGTGCTCTACGCGGGCAAGGTGGTCGAACTCGGCCCGGCCGACCGCCTCATCAGCGACCCGCAGCACCCCTACACCAAGGGGCTCATCCAGGCCCTGCCGCAGATGGCGGGCGGCGAGCGGCGGCTCAACCAGATTCCCGGCATGATGCCCTCGCTGCTGAACATGCCCAAGGGCTGTCCCTTCGAGCCGCGCTGCACCATCCGCACCGAGCGCTGCAAGACGGAAATCCCCAAACTCCATGAACTCGAGAACGGGACGCAGGTCGCCTGTTTCATGTCCGAAGGAGGCGAATAACCATGAGTGCCATCCTCGAAGTCAGGGACATCGACAAACACTTCGACATCTCCGGCTCGGTCATCGACCAGATCCGGCTCACCGGCGGCAAGATCAGCCGCAGGAAAACCGTGGTCAAGGCGGTCAACAGCGTCTCCCTGGACGTGCAGCCGGGCGAGACCCTGAGCGTGGTCGGCGAATCCGGCTGCGGCAAGTCCACCCTGGCCCGCACGGTCATGGGGCTGTACCGGCCCAACAAGGGCGAAATCCACTACCGGGGGGCGCGCATTGACAACCTCAGCTCGGCCAGGATGCTCCCCTACCGGACAAAGATGCAGATGGTCTTCCAGGACCCGTACGCCTCGCTCAATCCGCGCATGACCGTGCGCCAGATACTGGAGGAGCCGGTCCGCTTCCACAACCCGGACATGAACCGCGACGAGGTCCGCGACCGCGTGGCCGAGGTCATGCGCCAGGTGGGCGTGGACCCGGTCTGGGCCACCAACTTCCCGCACGAGTTCTCCGGCGGCCAGCGCCAGCGCATCTCCATCGCCCGAGCCCTGGTCCTCGACCCGGAATTCATCGCGGCCGACGAGCCCATCGCCGCCCTGGACGTGTCCATCCAGGCCCAGATCCTCAACCTGCTCATGGATGCCCAGGAGCAGCGCGGACTGACCTACCTGTTCATCAGCCACGACCTGAGCGTGGTCGAGCACATCTCCAGCCGCGTACTGGTCATGTATCTCGGCTGCGTCTGCGAGCTGGCCACGGCCAAGGAGCTGTTCACCAGCCCGAAGCATCCCTACACCCAGGCCCTGCTGTCCGCCATCCCGAGGCTCGGCGGCCAGGCCGGGGGACACGTCAAGCTGTCCGGCGACGTGCCCACCCCCATCAACCTGCCCACCGGCTGCGTCTTCCACGGCCGGTGTCCGCACGCCAACGAGCGCTGCACCCGGGAAATCCCCAAGCAGCGCACCCTTGAGAACGGCACCGTGGTCGCCTGCCACGGCGTCGAGGAAGGCCGGGTATAAGCGGCCTCCGGCGGCCGGGGAAGGGGAGAAAACCCTTTGAAAAGGTTCTTTCTCCCCCTTCCCCCGGACCCCCATCCCCCTATTTTCCTAAACTTTTTAGTGCCGCTCCGCAGGGTGCTTGCGTCGGTTCACTGTTGGGAAATAAAAAAACGGCGCACTTTTTGGAGTGCGCCGTTTTTGTTTGCATTATAGCGACGGGCTAGATGATGAAGTGCTCCCTGAGCTCGCTGACCACCTTGTGCCGGTCCAAGGGCTTGACTATGTAGATGCACGCTCGGGTGTTGAAGAACGCCTTGTCCACGCTGGTGTCGTCCACCACGCAGGTGATCATGGCCAGCTTGAAGCTGTCGGCCTCGGCCACGCCGTCCTCCATCTCCCGCGCGCGCATGAGTTCCGCCGCCTGGTGCCCGTCCATGCCGGGCATGAGGATGTCCATCAGGACCACGTCGAAGGGACGTCCCTCGTCCCGCGCACGGGCGAACATCTCCACCGCGCGCTCGCCGGTGGAAGCCGTGGCGCACTCTCCATAAGGGGCCAGGATGACCTGCATAAAGAGGTGTATGCTCTCGTCGTCATCGACGATCAGGAACCGCATGCCGCCTCCGGCGTTTGTGGCGTGTATCCGACCTAGAGATCGATGCCGTACTTCTTGATGGCCGCCATGCCGCCGTGAACGTTGGTCACGTCCTTGTAGCCCTTCTCGTCGAGCATGATCTGCGCCTCATAGGACCGCGCCCCGGTATTGCAGATCAGCACTACGGGCCGGTCCTTGGGAATCTCGTCCAGACGGTTGTAGATCTCGCCCTGCGGGACATTGTGCCAGAACTCCGGATTGCGTTCCACAAACGGATCGGCGTCGCCCTTTTCCCGGCAGTCCAGGAAGAAGCAGGCGTCCTTGTCGCGGTTGTCCCACAACTCCTTGAACCCGGCCGGTCCCACGCCCCGGTTGATGCCGGCGAGCGCGTTGTCCGCCAGGTTGGCCAGGGTGTTGAGGATGTCCATGGCCGCGGCGAACGGCGGGGAATAGGCCAGCTCCATGTTGGACACGTCGTCGATGGTCGGGGACGATTTGAGGATGGCGGCCACCGCGTTGATGCGGCCCACCATGGCATCGCCCGAGGAGCCGAAGCCCTGCACGCCGAGCACCCGGCGGGTGGGCTTGTCCACGACCATTTCGAGCGTCATCAGCTCCTTGGTCGGATAGAAATGCGCCCGGTCCAGCTGGATGAGCAGCACGGACATGGCGTCGAACCCGGCGGCCTTGGCCGAATCCAGGCTCAAGCCCGTGCCCGCCATGGAGGTCTCGAACAGTTTGACCACGAACGAGCCGACCACGCCGTCGAACTTGGCCGCCCCGCCCGCCAGGTTGGTGCCGATGATGCGGCCCTGGCGGTTGGCCATGGACCCCAACGGCAGGAAGGCGTCCTTGCCGGTGACCAGGTTCGGAACGATGCAGCAGTCGCCGCCCGCATAGATGTCCGGGTCGTTGGTGCGCATGAACTCGTCCACATACACCCCGCCGCGCTCGTGCACGGCCAGCCCGGCCTCCTTGGCGATGTCCGAGTTGGGAACCACGCCCGCCGAAATGATCACCGCGTCCGCGTCGAGCACGCGCTCGCTGGTGATC includes the following:
- a CDS encoding response regulator; amino-acid sequence: MRFLIVDDDESIHLFMQVILAPYGECATASTGERAVEMFARARDEGRPFDVVLMDILMPGMDGHQAAELMRAREMEDGVAEADSFKLAMITCVVDDTSVDKAFFNTRACIYIVKPLDRHKVVSELREHFII
- a CDS encoding FAD-dependent oxidoreductase, giving the protein MSQHIVVIGGVALGPKAACRFKRLEPESKVTMIDQSSMISYGGCGIPYYVSGDVSDASELCTTSFHMLRDPKFFKEVKGVDVRILTKATRIDRDNKRVEVENVQTGGKESISYDKLVIATGASPRKLGLPGEDLKGVNYVANPGDATRIREAISKGEVGSAVIIGAGFIGLEMAEAFADMWGVETSVVEITDQIMPRLVSPTLATMGRKHMEENGVTFYFGETVKAIEGEDGVVKRVITSERVLDADAVIISAGVVPNSDIAKEAGLAVHERGGVYVDEFMRTNDPDIYAGGDCCIVPNLVTGKDAFLPLGSMANRQGRIIGTNLAGGAAKFDGVVGSFVVKLFETSMAGTGLSLDSAKAAGFDAMSVLLIQLDRAHFYPTKELMTLEMVVDKPTRRVLGVQGFGSSGDAMVGRINAVAAILKSSPTIDDVSNMELAYSPPFAAAMDILNTLANLADNALAGINRGVGPAGFKELWDNRDKDACFFLDCREKGDADPFVERNPEFWHNVPQGEIYNRLDEIPKDRPVVLICNTGARSYEAQIMLDEKGYKDVTNVHGGMAAIKKYGIDL
- a CDS encoding ABC transporter permease, whose protein sequence is MRTRWQRFKESYMLYSFLRDPMAVTCFAILALLFFTAFAAPVVAPHDPYNTKTIDIMNAQLPPAWEHGGNADFLLGTDAQGRDMLSTMLYGMRVSIIIGIGAVCLQAFLGIVVGLLSGYIKRLDNILMRIADVQLSFSTYMVAIFIGAIVQAAFGVAGYDEVAVPLIIVIIGLAEWPQYARTVRASVLAERKKEYVEAARVIGLSKTRIMWRHILPNTLSPVLVISTVQVANAIMSEAALSFLGLGMPVTKPSLGSLITAGFEYIFSGSWWITIFPGILLVTLILVINLLGDWVRDFLNPKLYKG
- a CDS encoding ABC transporter substrate-binding protein, giving the protein MKVSTFKTAGKFSLLVLSLLVAALMLVGCSGEEKKEAAEKAAPAAPEKITLKLAMDADPVSLDPQVQLSGGMLQFSHMVFDPLVRYDKDMNFVPRLAESWERVDDLTMRFHLRKGVKFHSGNDFTAKDVVFTLDRLKKSDDFKGLFEPFSGAVAVDDYTVDLVTKKPYGLVLNMATYVFPMDSQFYTGTDDKGKAKDLILKTDYSFANENESGTGPFVVTSREQGVKTVFTRFKDYWDKDTGNIEEIVLSPIKNDATRTAALMSGDVDFVMPVPPQDLDRIKSTDGLQLVTMSGSRIITFQLNGKRNPAFADPKVRLAMAYAYDNQGVVEKIMNGFATAAGQMSPKGYVGHVDSLVPRFDLDKAKSLMAESGFPNGFEATMIAPNNRYVNDEKIAEAFVSMMSKLGIKISLKTMPKAQYWDQFDAQVADIQMIGWHSDTEDSGNFFEFLSMCRNAETGYGQYNSGNYCNAKVDELTLAAQTETDPAKRAADLQEAEQIQYDEAGFIPLHWQNLSWASKSNMNTEDIVNVMNFPYFGDLVIK
- a CDS encoding ABC transporter ATP-binding protein: MSAILEVRDIDKHFDISGSVIDQIRLTGGKISRRKTVVKAVNSVSLDVQPGETLSVVGESGCGKSTLARTVMGLYRPNKGEIHYRGARIDNLSSARMLPYRTKMQMVFQDPYASLNPRMTVRQILEEPVRFHNPDMNRDEVRDRVAEVMRQVGVDPVWATNFPHEFSGGQRQRISIARALVLDPEFIAADEPIAALDVSIQAQILNLLMDAQEQRGLTYLFISHDLSVVEHISSRVLVMYLGCVCELATAKELFTSPKHPYTQALLSAIPRLGGQAGGHVKLSGDVPTPINLPTGCVFHGRCPHANERCTREIPKQRTLENGTVVACHGVEEGRV
- a CDS encoding ABC transporter ATP-binding protein, with amino-acid sequence MEKLIDIQNLRVDFALRSGTVRAVRDVSLVINKGERLGIVGESGAGKSVLGFSLINLISKPGRITGGQILFDGRDLTKLKADQMRHIRGNDISMIFQDPMMTLNPVLTIGTQMKETILAHMKVSDKEAEAICLDKLRKVYIPSPEKRLKQYPHEFSGGMRQRIVIAISLLTNPKLIIADEPTTALDVTIQAEIMDLLLELCEKENMGLILITHDLAVVSEVTQRIAVLYAGKVVELGPADRLISDPQHPYTKGLIQALPQMAGGERRLNQIPGMMPSLLNMPKGCPFEPRCTIRTERCKTEIPKLHELENGTQVACFMSEGGE
- a CDS encoding ABC transporter permease, giving the protein MFAFTVKRVLQAVIVMLIISFIGFAIKHNFGDPVRDLVGQRVTAAERAQIRERLGLNDPFPVQYVRFLRDALHGNLGQSYFFKKPATEVIVKKAPATLELVFCAALIIVVLSVPLGIYSAIRPKSLFSKIVMGGSIVGVSMPVFLTAILLIYIFSVELHWLPSYGRGQTVLLFGWWDSGLLTADGLKHLIMPSIALSSIMLPLFIRLIRSEMMEVLESEYVKFAWAKGIKPWRVWLVHAFKNTLLPVITVGGVQLGIMVAFTILTETVFQWQGMGSMFIESVERSDTSLMVAYLVFVGIVFVLVNTLVDIIYGLVNPTVRVAGRQ